In the Gemmatimonadota bacterium genome, ATGGTCTTCTTGCCAATGCGGGTGCTAATAACGCTTTCCAAACCATCAAATGCACCGCCACAGATAAACAGAATATTCTTTGTATTGAGCTGAATCAGGGGTTGTTCGGGATGCTTGCGCCCCCCCTTGGGCGGAATACTCGCCACCGTACCTTCCAGAATCTTCAACAAAGCCTGCTGAACACCTTCTCCAGACACATCGCGCGTAATAGATGGATTCGCCGACTTTCGAGAAATTTTATCGACCTCGTCCAAATACAAAATACCCATCTCTGCCTGCGCCACATCGTAATCCGCCGCCTGAAGCAAACGCACCAGAATATTCTCAACATCTTCCCCAACATACCCCGCCTCGGTCAAAATAGTGGCATCGGCAATCGAAAATGGAACCTGTAAAATACGCGCCAGCGTCTGCGCCAAAAGCGTCTTGCCAGTACCCGTGGGTCCCATAAGCAAAATATTGCTCTTATCGAGTTCGACGTCATCCGCAGACTGATTGGACCGAATGCGCTTGTAATGATTATACACCGCAACCGAAAGAACGCGCTTGGCCCGCTCCTGGCCAATCACATAATCGTCGAGACGATCCTTAATCTCCTGCGGCTTGGGCAACCCTTTGTGAAGCGTCACGGGCTTTTTGAGATCGTCCTCTCGCAAAACCTCATTGCACAGCTTGATACACTCGCTACAAATATTCACGCTCGGACCGGTAACGATCTTATCGACCTGATCGGCACTCTTGCCACAAAAAGAACAGCGAATTTCTGTTCTGGAAGTTCGTCTTTTCATAACGCCCCACTCCTCATAACAAGGCTTCGTCGATATCGGGGTTGGGATCTTGATCGGGAATGAGCACTTCGTCAATCAAACCATACTCCTGTGCCTCATCAGCCGACATAAAGAAATCGCGATCTGCATCCTTTTCTATGCGCTCAATAGGCTGACCTGTACAATCGGATAAAATGGCGTTCAACCGATCGCGATATTGCAAAATCTCTTCGGCGTGGCGTTCGATATCCGAAGCCTGACCGCCTGCACCGCCAATGGGTTGATGCAGCAAAATGCGCGAATTGGGCAATGCGCGGCGCTGCCCCTTCG is a window encoding:
- the clpX gene encoding ATP-dependent Clp protease ATP-binding subunit ClpX, with the translated sequence MKRRTSRTEIRCSFCGKSADQVDKIVTGPSVNICSECIKLCNEVLREDDLKKPVTLHKGLPKPQEIKDRLDDYVIGQERAKRVLSVAVYNHYKRIRSNQSADDVELDKSNILLMGPTGTGKTLLAQTLARILQVPFSIADATILTEAGYVGEDVENILVRLLQAADYDVAQAEMGILYLDEVDKISRKSANPSITRDVSGEGVQQALLKILEGTVASIPPKGGRKHPEQPLIQLNTKNILFICGGAFDGLESVISTRIGKKTIGFGADSNDLDEQSTGEIFQHAEPEDLIKYGLIPELVGRMPVMCALGDLDEAALLQILTEPQNAITKQYQKLFELDGVELTFEDDALREVVRITQDKGTGARGLRSVLETVMTDLMYDIPSSENITEVTVTCDMVQNRNKPRIEVLESTQKRA